One genomic window of Thermococcus indicus includes the following:
- the tes-int gene encoding tetraether lipid synthase Tes, intein-containing translates to MAESVGEVPSGEKEFAESTRRIRDIIEFPEINEEEFERMLKSASRAYGGPLPHRTYSLCPETRRVVPALVWENDGKVWITKRCPEGMITDVYYESVDQYYRFQKWKFDFKLMSTNVENTGVNCPFDCGLCARHRSHTNLLNIVLTNRCNLSCWYCLPRDEEVLFRINGETVIARMEDVSKLINFEHRVEIDGFSGEYGTPDFLEVLTFRDGRAEWTKVTKFLRRKHEGKVYRIRTHTGRTLRTTPEHKFLVYSNGGFVKKRADELSPGDELVLLWNFDAKDEVEEIDLIEAFKELPEEEKGKVYVRGIKDLDLSPLKAKYGERIYQWKGQDSMPLKAFYELGVGGTFRLGRDATSHEIPSRLKITPEFAKLIGYFIADGHYTDKDLRITVAHEDVEREIIGIIESLGLPHSTLEWEGKAKQIVIGSRLMRLVFKHALGIPEKAENKRLPKNFLRLPFDAKVALLSGLFNGDGYVVRGKKHLNIGYASVSRGLIRDILYLLASLGVFARVYTVPKERMKGANHDLYKLYIAGQDMVKLVEMLELREGHRERLGDVGERKPARIDRVGDFFIDTVEAIETEEYSGYVYDLEVDAEEHAFIAGDGMLISNCFFYAKEGQPIYEPTLEQIRMMLRNAKRQHPVGANAIQLTGGEPTLREDLIEIIKIAKEEGYDHVQLNTDGIKLAFEPELVKKIREAGVNTLYMSYDGMTPQTNWKNHWEVPLILENVRKVGGPGIVLVPTTIRNVNDHELGAIINFGLNHIDIIRGVNFQPISLVGRVPRKERQRFRITIPGAIERIEEQTNGAIAMDDWYPIPIAGHIARFFEAFTGSRYYMTSHYCCGAATYVFLDRENKKVVPISRFLDVEGFVEYLESKAEEIENWKTMGRFQKLKLGAEIFMKFRSFYDDRYAPKGIKVLDLIKNAFMYGNYDALGKFHTNALFLGMMHFMDEYNYDVERVERCVIHYAMPDGRTVPFCTFNVIPELYRDKVQAQFSYTWEEWKKLHPDWEYHRDKYIRTKEFVERMKNSELYRKTYIDIEDYFGLNTR, encoded by the coding sequence GAGCGCGAGCAGGGCCTACGGAGGGCCCCTGCCGCACAGGACGTACTCCCTCTGTCCCGAAACGAGGAGGGTCGTTCCTGCCCTCGTTTGGGAGAACGATGGAAAGGTCTGGATAACCAAACGCTGTCCCGAAGGTATGATAACCGACGTTTATTACGAGAGCGTTGATCAGTACTACCGCTTCCAGAAGTGGAAGTTCGATTTCAAGCTCATGAGCACGAACGTTGAGAACACCGGAGTGAACTGCCCGTTCGACTGTGGATTGTGCGCCAGACATCGCTCCCACACGAACCTGCTCAACATCGTCCTGACCAACAGGTGTAATTTGAGTTGCTGGTACTGCCTGCCAAGGGACGAGGAGGTCCTCTTCAGGATAAACGGAGAGACGGTTATAGCAAGGATGGAGGACGTTTCCAAACTCATCAACTTCGAGCACAGGGTCGAGATAGACGGCTTCTCAGGCGAGTATGGAACGCCTGACTTCCTCGAGGTGCTGACCTTCAGGGACGGCAGGGCCGAGTGGACAAAGGTAACCAAATTCCTCAGAAGAAAGCATGAGGGTAAGGTCTACAGGATTAGGACCCACACCGGAAGGACTCTCAGAACGACCCCGGAGCACAAGTTCCTCGTCTACTCCAACGGCGGCTTCGTCAAGAAGAGGGCAGATGAACTTTCCCCCGGCGATGAACTCGTTCTGCTCTGGAACTTTGATGCCAAAGACGAAGTTGAGGAAATAGACCTCATTGAGGCCTTCAAAGAGCTGCCGGAGGAGGAAAAGGGGAAAGTTTACGTAAGGGGCATTAAAGACCTTGACCTCTCCCCGCTAAAGGCCAAATACGGCGAGAGAATCTACCAGTGGAAGGGCCAGGACTCAATGCCGCTTAAGGCCTTCTACGAGCTCGGCGTTGGTGGAACCTTCAGGCTTGGAAGGGACGCCACAAGCCACGAGATTCCTTCGAGGCTAAAAATAACCCCCGAATTCGCCAAGCTCATCGGCTACTTCATAGCGGACGGCCACTACACTGACAAAGACCTGAGAATAACCGTCGCCCACGAGGACGTTGAGAGGGAGATAATCGGCATAATCGAAAGCCTTGGCTTACCGCACAGCACTCTCGAATGGGAGGGCAAGGCGAAGCAGATAGTCATTGGCAGCAGGCTGATGAGGCTCGTCTTCAAACACGCCCTGGGAATCCCGGAGAAGGCCGAGAACAAGAGGCTTCCGAAGAACTTTCTGAGGTTGCCCTTCGATGCCAAGGTTGCCCTCCTGAGCGGGCTCTTCAACGGCGACGGCTACGTTGTGAGGGGTAAGAAACACCTCAACATAGGCTACGCGAGCGTGTCGAGGGGACTGATAAGGGACATCCTCTACCTGCTGGCCTCCCTCGGAGTGTTCGCGAGGGTCTACACGGTTCCAAAGGAGAGAATGAAAGGGGCCAACCACGACCTGTACAAGCTCTACATAGCGGGTCAGGATATGGTCAAGCTTGTCGAGATGCTTGAGCTGAGGGAAGGCCACAGGGAGAGACTCGGCGACGTCGGGGAAAGAAAGCCCGCGAGAATAGACCGCGTGGGAGACTTCTTCATCGACACGGTTGAAGCCATCGAGACGGAGGAATACAGCGGCTACGTCTACGACCTTGAGGTTGATGCTGAAGAGCATGCATTCATTGCGGGCGATGGAATGCTGATAAGCAACTGCTTCTTCTACGCCAAAGAAGGCCAGCCGATTTACGAGCCGACCCTTGAGCAGATAAGGATGATGCTCCGCAACGCCAAGAGGCAGCACCCGGTTGGGGCGAACGCCATCCAGCTCACCGGCGGCGAGCCAACCCTCCGCGAGGACCTCATCGAGATAATCAAAATCGCGAAGGAAGAAGGTTACGACCACGTCCAGCTCAACACCGACGGCATAAAGCTCGCCTTCGAGCCGGAGCTGGTGAAGAAGATCCGCGAGGCGGGCGTTAATACCCTCTACATGAGCTACGACGGAATGACGCCCCAGACCAACTGGAAGAACCACTGGGAGGTTCCACTCATCCTCGAGAACGTCAGGAAGGTCGGCGGGCCCGGCATAGTCCTCGTCCCGACCACCATCAGGAACGTCAACGACCATGAGCTCGGTGCCATAATCAACTTCGGCCTCAACCACATCGATATAATAAGGGGTGTGAACTTCCAGCCCATTTCCCTCGTCGGAAGGGTTCCTCGGAAGGAGCGCCAGCGCTTCAGGATAACGATCCCCGGGGCCATAGAGAGGATAGAGGAGCAGACCAACGGGGCAATAGCCATGGACGACTGGTACCCGATTCCGATAGCAGGACACATAGCCAGGTTCTTTGAGGCGTTCACCGGCTCCCGCTACTACATGACCAGCCACTACTGCTGCGGCGCTGCCACCTACGTCTTCCTCGACCGCGAGAACAAGAAGGTGGTGCCCATAAGCAGGTTCCTCGACGTCGAGGGCTTCGTCGAGTACCTCGAGAGCAAGGCTGAGGAGATAGAGAACTGGAAGACCATGGGCAGGTTCCAGAAGCTCAAGCTCGGGGCGGAGATATTCATGAAGTTCCGCTCCTTCTACGACGACAGATACGCACCCAAGGGCATCAAGGTCCTCGACCTCATAAAGAACGCCTTCATGTACGGCAACTACGACGCCCTCGGAAAGTTCCACACTAACGCTCTCTTCCTCGGAATGATGCATTTCATGGACGAGTACAACTACGACGTCGAGCGCGTCGAGCGCTGCGTCATCCACTACGCCATGCCGGACGGCAGGACGGTGCCCTTCTGCACCTTCAACGTGATTCCCGAGCTCTACAGGGACAAGGTGCAGGCCCAGTTCAGCTACACCTGGGAGGAGTGGAAGAAACTCCACCCGGACTGGGAGTACCACAGGGACAAATACATCAGGACGAAGGAGTTCGTTGAGCGGATGAAGAACAGCGAGCTTTACAGGAAGACCTACATCGACATAGAGGACTACTTTGGCCTGAACACGAGGTGA
- a CDS encoding DUF3213 domain-containing protein, whose translation MSEGIYSRALIRMDLKFGRVTPDEARARQYELLKDGRIWRVSINGYARSGFVVFDEGAISKDEVLEKLRDFEPEVTAIRRLTVAELIESSYSWNNVLSKA comes from the coding sequence ATGAGCGAGGGGATTTACAGCAGGGCCCTCATCAGGATGGACCTCAAGTTCGGCAGGGTAACCCCCGACGAGGCCCGCGCCAGACAGTACGAGCTCCTCAAGGACGGACGGATATGGAGGGTCTCCATCAACGGCTACGCCCGGAGCGGCTTCGTGGTCTTCGACGAGGGAGCCATATCAAAGGACGAAGTGCTTGAAAAGCTGAGGGACTTCGAGCCGGAGGTCACCGCCATAAGAAGGCTCACCGTCGCGGAGCTTATCGAATCGAGCTACTCATGGAACAACGTTCTTTCAAAGGCATGA
- a CDS encoding methyl-accepting chemotaxis protein, whose amino-acid sequence MQFKKKIIMTMAAALIITILIGSLIVISSSLMMRDNIRKSLDQELSNNLPRLMAEGIKDPTTKEAGMIATGSAELGAKLFDDYFEKMKVMGSVAIEAVDVAYSNYDESDPKFKAFLLDRFKAVKDLDPNIAYVYFGSTSGGMYMWPDEPLPEGYDPRVRPWYQEAVAKNGPIWTEPYQDASTGKWIVTYSEPIYINGKLVGVIGVDVFVSTLIEQSKEIKIGQSGYIAILNKDGTIIVHPNESLVQTFNINDDPNLRSLSDELNKNKDKGWVLYSFQGVEKVAGYKRMKTTGWIVLATVPLHELTDPLTEAISGTLNQSTDKITASINKTVDDGLKTTIMGSIIAVLVGILMLFIGYRTLNKTLKPLEELRRVAQALAEGRLSDVSKQLNQIHYIEDDEIGALIKAFEAVGKDLVGTLNAIGEKLERLAEGDLSNGLSVEARGELQEIIQDLKDTTHKLKGLIGEIVNVTNELDKRANILAQITTDVTEAINQVNEAVQQVSIEAQRQQESINEITEGMRFVSETSAESVRAMEEFEAAVTEVLNIANEGRQKGEISARQIESIQEMMSSIESAVRKVAEMSRSIEEITNVITNIAEQTNLLALNAAIEAARAGEAGRGFAVVAQEIRKLAEESKQAADNIKNIIDQITGEIRDAVDSTQKGVTVVSESADTLRETITYLTNIADLLQDASSRMGEVKEQIVRTQDEVENALRSLENLAASAEETTASAEEVSSAVEEQTAATEELERAAKDLKNIVSQLRTIISKFRL is encoded by the coding sequence ATGCAGTTTAAGAAGAAGATCATCATGACAATGGCGGCGGCTCTGATTATTACAATACTGATAGGCTCCCTCATTGTGATATCATCCTCGCTCATGATGAGGGACAACATACGCAAATCCCTCGACCAGGAACTGAGCAACAACCTCCCCCGGCTCATGGCGGAGGGCATCAAGGACCCGACAACCAAGGAGGCGGGGATGATAGCAACGGGCTCCGCTGAACTGGGTGCAAAGCTGTTCGACGATTACTTTGAGAAGATGAAGGTTATGGGATCGGTTGCCATAGAGGCCGTTGACGTGGCGTATTCGAACTACGACGAGAGCGATCCAAAGTTCAAAGCGTTTCTCCTGGACAGGTTTAAGGCGGTTAAAGACCTGGATCCAAACATAGCCTACGTCTACTTCGGAAGCACGAGCGGCGGAATGTACATGTGGCCCGACGAGCCCCTGCCAGAGGGCTACGACCCGAGGGTCAGGCCGTGGTACCAGGAGGCGGTGGCAAAGAACGGCCCGATATGGACGGAGCCGTACCAGGACGCGTCAACCGGAAAGTGGATAGTCACGTACTCCGAGCCCATCTACATCAACGGCAAGCTCGTCGGCGTCATAGGCGTTGACGTCTTCGTCTCCACGCTGATAGAGCAGTCAAAGGAAATAAAGATAGGTCAGAGCGGGTACATAGCCATCCTAAACAAAGACGGAACCATCATAGTGCACCCCAACGAGAGCCTGGTTCAGACGTTCAACATAAACGACGACCCCAACCTCAGGTCCCTCTCCGACGAACTCAACAAGAACAAGGATAAGGGATGGGTTCTCTATTCATTCCAGGGCGTGGAGAAGGTCGCGGGATACAAGAGGATGAAGACTACCGGGTGGATAGTCCTGGCCACGGTGCCTCTCCACGAGCTCACTGACCCCCTGACCGAGGCAATATCGGGCACGCTCAACCAGAGCACGGATAAGATAACAGCTTCCATCAACAAAACAGTCGATGACGGTCTGAAAACGACGATAATGGGCTCCATTATAGCGGTCCTCGTCGGAATCCTCATGCTGTTCATCGGTTACAGAACCCTCAACAAGACACTTAAGCCGCTTGAGGAGTTGAGGCGGGTCGCGCAGGCTCTCGCCGAGGGAAGATTAAGCGACGTGAGCAAACAACTCAACCAAATCCACTACATTGAAGACGACGAAATCGGAGCCCTCATAAAAGCCTTCGAAGCCGTCGGAAAAGACCTAGTCGGAACACTCAACGCAATAGGCGAAAAACTCGAACGCCTCGCCGAAGGCGACCTAAGCAACGGCCTAAGCGTCGAAGCCAGAGGCGAACTCCAGGAGATCATCCAGGACCTCAAGGACACAACCCATAAGCTCAAGGGCCTCATCGGCGAAATAGTCAACGTCACCAACGAACTCGACAAGAGGGCCAACATCCTCGCCCAAATCACAACCGACGTAACAGAAGCCATCAACCAAGTCAACGAAGCCGTACAACAAGTCAGCATCGAAGCCCAAAGACAACAAGAAAGCATCAACGAAATAACCGAAGGAATGCGCTTCGTCTCAGAAACAAGCGCCGAAAGCGTCAGAGCAATGGAAGAGTTCGAGGCAGCGGTAACGGAAGTCCTCAACATAGCCAACGAAGGCAGGCAGAAGGGCGAAATCTCAGCCAGACAGATAGAGAGCATCCAGGAGATGATGAGCAGCATCGAGAGCGCCGTCAGGAAGGTTGCTGAGATGAGCAGGAGTATTGAGGAGATTACGAACGTGATTACTAACATTGCCGAGCAGACGAATCTCCTGGCTTTGAACGCTGCGATTGAGGCGGCGAGGGCTGGTGAAGCTGGAAGAGGCTTCGCTGTGGTCGCCCAGGAGATTAGAAAGCTTGCAGAGGAGAGTAAACAGGCGGCCGACAACATCAAGAACATCATCGACCAGATTACCGGCGAAATCCGCGATGCAGTAGACAGCACCCAGAAGGGTGTCACCGTGGTGAGTGAAAGCGCGGACACGCTCAGGGAAACCATAACGTACCTGACCAATATCGCCGATCTGCTTCAGGATGCGAGTTCGAGGATGGGTGAGGTTAAGGAGCAGATTGTTAGGACGCAGGATGAGGTTGAGAATGCTTTGAGGTCTCTTGAGAACCTGGCTGCGAGTGCCGAGGAGACCACAGCTTCAGCGGAGGAGGTAAGCTCGGCAGTTGAGGAGCAGACTGCAGCAACGGAAGAACTCGAAAGAGCCGCCAAAGACCTCAAAAACATCGTGTCCCAGCTGCGGACAATAATAAGCAAGTTCAGGCTGTGA
- a CDS encoding DUF2139 domain-containing protein gives MLMGNYSFPGRYGPEWGSGGIFGLKYHNGTLYFTLAFEAEAHFIDLGSGEENVYDFTLLGDAPTSGGDTYNAVETVDEFIYFGGWVHAPAIYREDRRILFHNKYSHVHVYDTENDSIRLLWKDSIHHETDWAGEVSDILYDPYNDRLLLAREDGHANLGVYALDRRTGKAEALIHEPAPKGTRVHDAAFFGVGNNFTGGLREFKALDLVEGRWETFQPGGSVDGRPYIRPELGAMASAYNRAFAFVRGGVLAGNPLMGEEFRFFRLFDFYTFYAPFRVNAINVGGGIITAFNAHHDAVYRPGSQDAGIEWAATNTVVGPSVLIYVAPPMVRIVGAFGARVTSIEKVGGRLLVATNTAPNTGATEATPFDTGNREVVVLDERIIQERPPAVSFSLPLALPSAAKDIGAGTFGGIPLDGYREPRMVLHLSGDNRLTVYEYDLSLPAGEAVAERFDVRAGKNILELDSFSGIVGFELEKGDMKGKVRIELR, from the coding sequence ATGCTCATGGGGAACTACAGTTTTCCGGGTCGCTACGGTCCAGAATGGGGCAGCGGAGGAATATTCGGGCTGAAATATCACAACGGGACGCTCTACTTCACGCTGGCCTTTGAGGCGGAGGCGCACTTCATAGACCTCGGGAGCGGGGAGGAAAATGTTTACGACTTCACCCTCCTCGGAGACGCCCCGACGAGCGGCGGCGACACCTACAACGCGGTCGAGACGGTTGACGAGTTCATTTACTTCGGTGGCTGGGTTCACGCGCCGGCGATTTACCGTGAGGACAGGAGGATACTCTTCCACAACAAGTACTCCCACGTTCACGTTTACGACACCGAGAACGACTCCATAAGGCTTCTCTGGAAGGATTCCATCCACCACGAGACCGACTGGGCGGGAGAGGTGAGCGATATACTCTACGACCCCTACAATGACAGGCTTCTCCTCGCGAGGGAGGACGGCCACGCCAACCTCGGCGTCTACGCCCTCGACAGAAGAACCGGAAAGGCCGAGGCGCTGATTCACGAGCCGGCCCCCAAGGGAACCAGGGTTCACGATGCCGCCTTTTTCGGCGTTGGGAACAACTTCACCGGCGGTCTGAGGGAGTTTAAAGCGCTGGACCTGGTGGAGGGGAGATGGGAGACGTTCCAGCCCGGTGGAAGCGTCGATGGACGGCCGTACATAAGGCCCGAGCTCGGGGCGATGGCTTCCGCCTACAACCGCGCCTTCGCCTTCGTCAGGGGAGGGGTTCTGGCAGGGAATCCCCTCATGGGCGAGGAGTTCAGGTTCTTCAGGCTCTTCGACTTCTACACCTTCTACGCCCCATTCAGGGTGAACGCGATAAACGTCGGCGGGGGCATTATCACCGCCTTCAACGCGCACCACGACGCGGTTTACAGGCCAGGTTCCCAGGATGCGGGAATCGAGTGGGCCGCCACCAACACCGTCGTCGGGCCGAGCGTTCTCATCTACGTTGCCCCGCCGATGGTCAGGATAGTCGGGGCATTCGGCGCCAGGGTGACGAGCATCGAGAAAGTCGGCGGAAGGCTCCTCGTTGCCACCAACACCGCCCCCAACACGGGCGCGACGGAGGCGACGCCCTTCGACACGGGGAACAGGGAGGTAGTGGTTCTCGACGAGAGGATAATTCAAGAGAGGCCGCCGGCGGTGAGCTTCTCCCTTCCGCTCGCGCTTCCGAGTGCCGCAAAGGACATTGGGGCGGGGACCTTCGGTGGAATCCCGCTGGACGGCTACCGCGAGCCGAGAATGGTTCTTCACCTCAGCGGCGACAACCGGCTGACGGTCTACGAGTACGACCTATCGCTCCCGGCGGGGGAGGCAGTCGCCGAGAGGTTCGACGTTAGGGCGGGGAAGAACATCCTTGAGCTGGACTCCTTCAGCGGCATCGTGGGCTTCGAGCTGGAGAAAGGGGATATGAAAGGAAAAGTGAGAATAGAGCTCCGCTGA
- a CDS encoding CidA/LrgA family protein: MRPYRGLAIIFGFYALGEFTAYALNLTIPGSVLGMLFLLGALHTGLIKLGWVEGEAELFVRNMSVMFIPPGVGIVTYLGLIKSQAVPIFVALVLSFLITLVVTAKTVEFLRREEE; the protein is encoded by the coding sequence ATGAGGCCCTACCGCGGACTGGCGATAATATTCGGCTTCTACGCGCTGGGTGAGTTTACAGCATATGCCCTCAACCTGACGATTCCGGGGAGCGTGCTCGGCATGCTCTTCCTCCTGGGCGCACTGCATACAGGTCTCATCAAACTGGGGTGGGTTGAAGGGGAAGCGGAACTCTTCGTCAGGAACATGAGCGTCATGTTCATCCCTCCTGGCGTGGGCATAGTGACCTACCTCGGCCTGATAAAGAGCCAGGCGGTACCGATATTCGTCGCCCTGGTTCTGAGCTTCCTGATTACGCTCGTCGTAACGGCGAAGACCGTCGAGTTCCTCAGGAGGGAGGAGGAATGA
- a CDS encoding CidB/LrgB family autolysis modulator has translation MNPLGITLTLVVFYLFSELHSRKRAFYTNPVLLSIITIAVILKWFGIPYGSYMDSAVILKFLLGPAVVSLAVPVYKGRETIKAYAREIALGVAVGGTVAILSAFYIARLLGGSEEVLLSIAPKSVTTAIAIGISEKIGGIPALTAVLVILTGIMGNAVGPELLGLIKVRDRIARGLAMGVSSHGLGTARIILDDELAGAVSGLAMALNGVFTSLLLPHLIEVLK, from the coding sequence ATGAACCCGCTCGGAATAACCCTCACGCTGGTGGTCTTCTACCTGTTCTCGGAACTCCACTCCAGAAAGAGAGCCTTCTACACGAACCCGGTTCTCCTGTCCATAATCACGATAGCGGTTATCCTCAAGTGGTTCGGAATCCCCTACGGGAGCTACATGGATAGCGCGGTTATACTCAAGTTCCTTCTCGGGCCGGCGGTGGTGAGTCTGGCCGTTCCGGTTTACAAGGGCAGGGAGACCATAAAAGCCTACGCGAGGGAGATAGCGCTCGGAGTAGCCGTCGGCGGAACGGTTGCAATCCTCAGCGCCTTCTACATCGCCAGACTCCTCGGCGGAAGTGAGGAAGTTCTCCTCAGCATAGCCCCCAAGAGCGTTACCACCGCCATAGCGATCGGTATAAGCGAGAAGATAGGCGGCATTCCAGCTTTAACCGCGGTACTCGTGATACTGACAGGGATAATGGGGAACGCGGTCGGGCCGGAATTGCTCGGCCTCATCAAGGTTAGGGACAGAATAGCACGCGGTCTGGCGATGGGGGTTAGTTCCCATGGCCTTGGAACGGCGAGGATAATACTGGACGATGAGCTCGCGGGAGCGGTGAGCGGCCTTGCGATGGCCCTGAACGGCGTCTTCACGTCACTCCTGCTTCCCCACCTTATCGAAGTCCTCAAGTAG
- a CDS encoding Tfx family DNA-binding protein, with translation MGKGSFLTEQQIKILRLRARGLKQSEIAEMLGTSRANISILERRALDKIEKARNTLLIWEQINSKISVDVRKGEDIFNVPERLFLKADELKIKVPYSTAEIIAFLVEHAPISDRIAKRDFTLFLDAKDRLRISECLLEDFDKVGKQE, from the coding sequence ATGGGGAAGGGGAGCTTTCTAACCGAGCAGCAGATTAAAATTCTCCGCCTCCGCGCCAGGGGCCTCAAACAGAGCGAGATAGCCGAGATGCTCGGAACGAGCCGGGCCAACATAAGCATCCTTGAGAGGCGCGCGCTTGACAAGATCGAGAAGGCCAGAAACACCCTCCTGATCTGGGAGCAGATAAACTCCAAGATAAGCGTCGATGTGAGGAAGGGTGAGGACATCTTCAACGTTCCGGAGAGGCTCTTCCTGAAGGCCGACGAGCTGAAAATCAAGGTGCCGTACAGCACGGCGGAGATAATCGCCTTTCTCGTGGAGCACGCCCCGATAAGCGACAGGATAGCGAAGCGCGACTTCACGCTCTTCCTTGATGCCAAGGACCGGCTCAGGATAAGCGAGTGCCTACTTGAGGACTTCGATAAGGTGGGGAAGCAGGAGTGA
- a CDS encoding transposase: protein MKLYEPVTLAMPLAKRIGEFILEEGRIPEGDEIRGFMREFGLEESCLERGMAVYRTKFLVALAFPRGENVVIDVISSSGELSDALEVIAYRDRELGAFVVEILPANDLEYGGNIGVEPIIIDEKTLEPESFPVLGHFEEDEEGLFLVIDRETYSRWRENGDPHTCPICGGELAWKGKKAYCRDCGYGVRVKG, encoded by the coding sequence ATGAAGCTGTACGAACCGGTCACACTCGCGATGCCCCTTGCAAAGAGGATCGGCGAGTTCATACTTGAGGAAGGCCGCATTCCGGAGGGGGACGAAATCAGGGGATTCATGAGGGAGTTCGGACTCGAGGAGAGCTGTCTCGAGAGGGGGATGGCGGTATACAGGACAAAGTTCCTGGTCGCCCTCGCGTTCCCGCGCGGAGAGAACGTCGTCATCGACGTCATATCATCCAGCGGAGAGCTGAGCGACGCCCTGGAGGTCATAGCGTACAGGGACCGGGAGCTGGGTGCCTTCGTCGTGGAGATACTGCCGGCGAACGACCTCGAGTACGGGGGCAACATAGGCGTAGAACCGATAATCATAGACGAGAAGACCCTCGAGCCCGAGAGCTTCCCTGTCCTCGGCCACTTCGAGGAGGATGAAGAGGGACTCTTCCTCGTCATAGACCGCGAGACCTACTCGAGGTGGAGGGAAAACGGCGACCCGCACACCTGCCCAATATGCGGCGGAGAGCTCGCCTGGAAGGGGAAGAAAGCCTACTGCCGGGACTGCGGCTATGGCGTGAGGGTAAAAGGTTAA
- a CDS encoding type II toxin-antitoxin system HicB family antitoxin: protein MIVKFDVYFDGEYWCARGINEDIFTQGKTLDELMENLQKAVELHFEEDIERGEKIIVMTLSEFEVSRVEQTASG from the coding sequence ATGATAGTAAAGTTTGACGTGTATTTCGATGGAGAGTACTGGTGTGCCAGAGGAATTAACGAGGACATCTTCACTCAGGGAAAAACCCTAGATGAGCTAATGGAAAACCTCCAGAAGGCTGTAGAGCTCCATTTTGAGGAGGATATCGAGAGGGGAGAGAAGATAATCGTCATGACGCTCTCGGAGTTTGAGGTGTCCAGAGTTGAGCAAACTGCCAGCGGTTAG
- a CDS encoding type II toxin-antitoxin system HicA family toxin, which produces MSKLPAVSGEKLIKLLKMLGYTVVRQRGSHVRLEKRTPLGTHKITVPYHDEIAKGTLNDILNKVSLWNGIPREELIEILKKL; this is translated from the coding sequence TTGAGCAAACTGCCAGCGGTTAGCGGCGAGAAGTTGATAAAACTCCTCAAAATGCTTGGATACACTGTTGTAAGACAGCGCGGAAGCCACGTCAGACTTGAGAAAAGAACCCCATTGGGGACGCATAAGATAACTGTTCCGTATCATGACGAGATAGCCAAAGGAACCCTCAACGACATCCTCAACAAAGTTTCCCTCTGGAACGGGATTCCCCGGGAAGAATTGATTGAGATTCTCAAAAAGCTTTGA
- a CDS encoding aldolase produces MSRAVKTQLVKYSRLAHERGLTAAFGGNLSIRRGNLVFIKATGAVMDDMTAEQVAVIDMSGRQVSGVRPSSEYRLHLAVYRMRPDVRAIAHLHPPYSIAASTLVEGELPIITPEAEIYLRRIPIAPFRPAGTKELAEVTSEALRNSDAAIMAKHGIVTVGRTLREAFYKAELVEESAKLWYLARKG; encoded by the coding sequence ATGAGCAGGGCAGTAAAAACCCAGCTTGTTAAATACTCCCGCCTCGCCCACGAGCGCGGTTTGACGGCCGCCTTTGGAGGAAACCTGAGCATCAGGAGGGGAAACCTCGTCTTCATCAAGGCCACCGGGGCGGTAATGGACGACATGACTGCCGAGCAGGTCGCCGTAATCGACATGAGCGGAAGGCAGGTCTCCGGGGTGAGGCCGTCGTCGGAGTACAGGCTCCACCTTGCGGTTTACAGAATGAGGCCCGACGTCAGGGCCATCGCCCATCTGCACCCGCCGTACTCCATCGCCGCCTCGACGCTGGTGGAGGGGGAGCTGCCGATAATAACACCGGAGGCAGAGATATACCTGAGGAGAATCCCGATAGCCCCGTTCAGGCCCGCTGGGACGAAAGAGCTGGCGGAGGTCACCTCGGAGGCCCTCCGGAACTCAGACGCGGCAATAATGGCCAAGCACGGCATAGTGACCGTCGGAAGAACCCTGAGGGAAGCCTTCTACAAGGCGGAGCTCGTTGAAGAGAGCGCGAAGCTCTGGTACCTTGCCAGAAAAGGCTGA
- a CDS encoding UPF0147 family protein, whose product MSELIGQIVQVLKEQVVQDTVVPRNIRRAAEQAIEALLDESKEPAVRAADAIAILEEISEDPNMPMHTRTIIWEVLGALEQVK is encoded by the coding sequence ATGAGCGAGCTCATCGGCCAGATCGTGCAGGTTCTCAAGGAGCAGGTCGTTCAGGACACCGTTGTTCCCAGGAACATAAGGCGCGCCGCTGAGCAGGCCATAGAGGCCCTCCTCGACGAGAGCAAGGAGCCGGCCGTCAGGGCCGCCGATGCGATAGCCATCCTCGAGGAGATAAGCGAGGACCCGAACATGCCGATGCACACGAGGACGATCATCTGGGAGGTCCTCGGTGCCCTCGAGCAGGTCAAGTGA